CTTCATCAGCGTACCTCATCAGTGGAGGGTACTGCCACTTCATCTACGGCTGTTGTCAGACCTTCATCTCTCTTCAAACTCAGACCTCCTTTCTTACCACATGGCTGTCCAGGCAGTGCCAACCAGTCACCTCATCGCCTGGGACCTCGCACCTCTTCACTGGATGATTCAGAAGATGGGGCAGGAGGCCGGGATAAAGACAAGCAGCCAAGAAAGAAACGTGGGAGATACCGCCAGTACAACCACGAACTGTTGGAGGAGGCCATCACTATGGTGATGGCAGGTCGAATGAGCGTGTCCAAGGCCCAGGGAGTTTATGGGGTGCCCCACAGCACACTGGAATACAAAGTCAAAGAGCGTACTGGAACTCTGAAGAACCCACCCAAGAAGAAATCTGCCAACTTGTCTGGTTCTGGTACCATGACCAGTTCCACTAACTCAGGGACTCTAGCCTCAGCTGCTGACACAAAGATGTTCTAGACCACAAAACGCCTCTGGAACTCCTCAACACTTGAACTCATCACCTCTGACAAGATACATGTTTTCTGGAGACACttgtttaaacacaacacatgcCTTTACAAAATATATGGATATTGATATTCAGGTCTTTTAACTATGTGTCTGTAATGTGATAGTCATACTTTTAGCTGTATTTCTTTGGCTTAGTCCTGGGCCTGGATCCTTTTATTAAAGCAGCTATGAGGTATAGTATTTTTGGTGAGAAAGTGGTGCTCTTCGCAGCTTTTGTTCACAGGGGCTGCCAAACTCAATTAAACTCCTTGTAGCGTCCGTTTTTGTCACTAAAGCTAAAAGATCTGAAAGGATATGGCTTGCGCTATATTATCTGTTTACAGTTATCAACAAATCCCACAGAAAGACCAAAACTAAAACTgaattgggttttttttctactaACGCATTGTCTGTGTGGCCAAGCCTAATGTGTATTGAAATTCTCAGTGGTCATGTGCTTCATAACCTTTTTCTGATGGGAAAAGTGGCAGATGTGCACATTTGTCCGCACAAATAGTGTTGTTTCACTGCTTTTACAGTTTGTATTATTTTCCTGTTCCCCTGCTTTACAGGTGTGCATTAGATGATATTTACATACAGTAATTTTTGGAATGACTATAGTTTTTTGGCACAGAGGTATACACTGCATCAGTTTGTGGCCAAAAGACCATACTTTAAAGGATAAACCAGTGGTTGAGTTTTGGTCTTGTTAGGAGATTTGTTGGtaataaaaggataaaataacaCCAGCATTATCCGTAACGACCTTCAGGAAGTTCTTAActttgtttatatgtttatatgatTTGGTTTTCTTCAAGGAGAAAAACTGAAATTGATTGTTGCCCAGGATCAAGTATGAGAAACACAGTTGTGGACCTCTTAGAGCTAAGAAAAAAAGTGTGACTCTCATGTTTGCTAGCTGTTAGATTATTAGGTTATTCAGGTTTGATTCAATTCTTAAAGCTCCTTCTTAATGGAGCGTTGATGATTGTCATTTGCAGCTTTCTATCTCTCTCTGGGTATTTTACCTAGGCTACTGAAGTGACTTAGAGCCATTATAACAGATTAAAAACTCATTGCTATTGTTAGACACCTCTACAAACAGGGAGATTGTACAGTGTAAACCGCTGTGGTGGCTACATCTTCATTATGAGTTTTTTGTTGAAGAGATTAGCTTATGAAAGCCATTTTGTGTccacatattttccctctctaTTTGTGTAAGCTAGTCTGAACATTGTATTGAGTGTAGTTGGAATGCAACTGTGcagcatgttttaaaatgtgcacTGATAAGCTTGGGAAATGTACGTTACTGTGTATGTGTACTTGTTTGTGAAAGATGTTCTTTTATTATCACAGATATTTACTAATTCTGCTACTGTAGCTGTATTACTGTAAACCTCATACATGACTGCTGCTTAAAACTTAACTCCACTGgattgtttccctggcacaaagaGGCGTAGCTACAACAAAGAAGCCTATTTCAACTCATTCCAAGGCAACATGCATTGTAATGTGTGAAGTCTACATGGCAGATTAGGATTTAGTGCTTGGATAGGGTTAAATAGGGTTAAAGGTTTATTGTTCAGGCTACTGCAGTAGTTTTTGGTGTGATAATGACTTGATTCAGTGCAAGGCTTACAGGCttctttgtttgtgtcttgGGAAATGCTAAATGTTGCGTCTACACTCATATCTGCCTCTGAGATGGGTCTAGTTCCATTAACAGTGCTACTACCAAAGCAGCAGTTCAGGGTTACCCACACAAAGCTgcttcagtttgttttgctgtgatgtcagcctgcctgtctctctctctctctaacctCGTTGCCACATATACCTCTGAACTTAATCTGCCTATAGCCCATTGTCAGGTTTCACATCAAGGCCTCTGTGTTATGATACCGAATCTGCTGGGATATGAGCTCTTACTAGCTTAGGAACACATGTGAGCTGTTTGTCTCTCAAGGAACAACACATATGTGTACATCAGCAACAACTTCTTCAAGTAAATTATTATACAGTCAGTCGACCATTTTTGTTgtgaaataatttttaaaaaatgttttaaattctgCCCCTTGGCATTTACAGGAGATCTGCCATGTTCTTAGCTTGCACCACAAAGCAGAGATTCTTGGTGCAGTTATTTGTCCTTGTAGGTTTGTACgtgttatttgtaattttaaggCTAATTGTTTAagtatttaattttgtttaagcTTTTTCTGGTCAGATCCTTTGACATTTCAACATTTGTAACTTCTGCAACCATACAAATACTGATGTCTCCGCTCCTGAATGCCTCTGCTCTTGACAGTACACAGTGCCTGTGTCTGGGGCTACAGCATAGTGCAGCATGATGTCTCTACTCGGGGAATGATCTGCTATTTATATCAAAGGGCCAGTTTGTAAACAAGCCTAAACACCTCTTGAGAAGTAGAAAAAGACAGGTAGTTCTTTGCATAAGTTTAATTGCAGTATATTCTGGGAACAAATCAAGGCTTGTTTTCAAATTGAGCCTAaggcattttttgtttttgttttttggactgAACTGCTGGCAAATCTTAGAAACGACTCAACACAAATCTGCTATTTATGCATAAATCAATTATTGCACTATGATTTATaagaagcattttttttttgtagaaaccttttttgtgttgttgctgcatACTTATTTATTGATTGTGCTTCAGAACTGTGATTTTGCTAGTTTGATTGTTGTAGTTCTTGATTTGTAATGGGCCACTTTGATGCAATGTGAAATGTGTATTGCTGCATGAACGCTTTTAAATGTTAGCCCATATAATTTATTTAGAAAATACACCCTTGACTATTGTGGTTGTTTAGTGCTTATGTTAAGATGAAATTTAtttaagtgatttaaaaaaaataatttggttaTCATAACAACCTGAACAGTAACACTATAGAATGTAACACCTTTACAAGGGCTGGACCTACAGCACCTAAATTGTTGGAAATACTATCCATTATCAAACACTTCTGCACATTTAATATTAAAATCAATGACTGCTTATATAGTGAGATAAATCATACACAGGACCTGATTTAACTGTTAGTTGATTTGAACATGAGAGGGTTTTTAGAGCTGTTGAGGTTTGTTGGTGGAAGTgctgttgaaaaaaacattttggtttaaGCGTTCTACAATCGTTCCTTCTGCTTTTAGCAGAATGTTATCGTTTGCCTTCAGCAACTCATCAATAAAACAGTTCTCCAATCAGTTGCCTGTCATAACTTCTTTTACATAATGGTTTGTTTCAGGGTTTTACAGATTATTAACAGTTTACGAGGACAGTTGTATTTTGATTGTTACTGTTTTCAAGAAACTGACTTTCAAGCAGGTTTGACAACACTTGACAATCGcaatcccagctggaaaaaaatGGTAATCTACTTGTTCTGACCACACTTATGTAAAAGTGGCTGTGCAGCAAAAAGCAATTACAATGTGTGGGCTGCACATGCTGTAGGTGGGGCTGGAGAAAAACAGTTACagtatttttgaccaaataccttgatattgatatttgacAATATTGTATGGTTAGctattggtgcttttacaaaatatttacgCAAATAGATTTTTGATCATCAGTGATGTGGATATATTAAGTGGGTAACGGCAATGAGAAGCAAATGAAAAAGCCATGACACACTTCtgagttcagaaaattacagtTAGAattaatgcagcctttaaaaccaggaaaagacaacacttcagtgcaacacacactgccgccATACGCCATGCGTCAAAAggcccgcctccattatattctataaACAACCCACACTGGCGGCGCTGGCCGAcgcgccgctctgcttcagcccactgctctatttccagcgtgGCCagcgctgcgagaaaagccttttatgtacgtctcggCCGCCGTATTATCAACTCTAGCTTTCAAAGGGGTATCTGGATGCTTAATGttattaagtttttcaaatttttaataagtcgattttgataagaaactcacccgtgaaatccaagttgttgttgcctcaaagtttttcctcctcctcttccattactagcagttggcaactagtgtaggtacagccacctagcgggctggggtgggaaatacacctTAGTGTCAATGATGCCGCTGTGCACGggcggcagtgtgtgttgcacttaagcCAACATCTTCTCTGATATGTCAGTATCAATATATTGCCCCCTAGCTGCAGGCTTCTAACAACTTTTATAACAATAAAAACTTGGGAAAGGAATTGATAGGGTAATAACACTGTTCACTATAAGTAGGAATGTCAGCAATTAACCAGTAATTGGTTAACCATCAAGATTATTTTTGGCCGGTTACGCATGTTGGTCTACAGGTTAGTTTTGCTACTATTTAGTTTACTGCACACCACCTTCATCTGATGGGAGCTAGCTGGTGTTGCTCTTATTCGGCTACCTGGAGGGAGACCAGATGGTGGCCACTGTGTTTTCAAGCAAATGCATTACCAGCGGTAATCCCGAATAAGTGGCACCGCTATCAAGCTTCAACCTTATCTGGGTGGTGGGCAGTACGCACTATATTAGCGCAGCCAGCTGACTGTCTGTcggcaaagccaacagaaaacaTAGTAAAAGGCAAGACAGTTAATGTGTGTGGGGCTATCGAAGTAAAATTACCCTAATCTGACATTCATAACTAAGTGTGTATGGATAAAATTGGAATAGTGTGGATAGGTGTAGCCATGGTGTGTTTTTGGTTCTGTCAATTAAGTTAGAAACTGTTTGCCTCATTATACAGGCTGTAGGACTACAGAATAATCACATTTGACATGGAAAGAATTTACCAGACCAtgatgaaattaacaaaatataaagttTAAAATAGTGTTGCTCAAAAGATAAGACCTGGTAGTCTGTGTGAGTAGGCATATGTTGATTGTCATTTTAAACTGTGCTCAGGTTTGAGTAAAACTccaatcttttttatttttgcctctAGCTCCCTGCTGCCATCGTTTATTGAAGAATTGGGAGATCAGGGACAGCGAGGGACCAAGTGTCGTCAGAGCTCTGCATTGGGTGCTGTTCTCAGCTCGCTCTGCTCAGCACATCGTTCCTTACTCTACCAAATCTTGAAGCTGGCACAGCAGGAAAAATTGCTGTTGTTCCTTAATCACAGACCTGTAGGTCAAACTGAAtctcactgctgtcactgtGGCGTAAACCCACAGGATATTGTTACCCCTAATGCAGTCCCATTTAGTGAATGTAAAGCCCATAACATCAGCCCGTACTACCCTTTAATTGATTGTGATCATCAAGGTCATGGCAACACAATATATCATCCAGGAGACTCCAAGTCCAATTGTAGCATCCATCACTACCCCTTAACAGCCTGTAAAGGTGATGCTCCTCTGGGCTCAAGCTACTGCTGTGTTCAGACGTACAGGATGGAAACCTACACTGTTATGTGCCCCAAGAGGcctcactgcatttcctgccaaagTCTGGCTGTAGGTCCTATCAACAACATAGTGTGTTCATATGCAGCCACTCCTTCATTATCCGAATCCCCTTCACTGTGCACTCCCTCCTCTAGTTTATGCCCTTCCTCATCGATCTGCTGTAAACAACACAACCCCCACTCTTGTCCATGTTATTCAAACCATGCCTGTCTGACGCAGGTCAGGAGCACAGTAGAAAGAGGGGTTGGAGATGGGGATCCTCCTTGTCCTATCTTGAAAAGAGAACAGagtccctctcctcctcctctgtcccctATCCCCTCagacatcaataaaaaaacagatgaaaagccACCCTCCCTCCTTCACCATAGACAAGACAATGATGCTGACCTAATGGTTAAAGATAGTCTTGTGAATGCAAGCCACCAGGAGGCAGATGTGGTTACAGCTACAGAAGACGAGCGAGACTGTAGGACCCCAAGAGGTTTTCAGGCCAAGCAGAACCCAAATGGCACTTCACTGCAAGATGTTATGAATCGCTTCAGTGAGAAACTGGAGACAATCAGACCTATAGAGAAGGACCCACCTCTGGTTTCCACAGCCATTAATATCTCTGAGAAGGAACAGCCACAGTGTCCCTCAACCAGTCAGAACCTGCAGTTTAAGGATGATGCCCATTTGACTGAAATCATCACCACAGTGCTTCACACAGGCAGTGCTAGTGACTACAATCTGAGTGAACTCTTCAATCGCCATGATAGCAAAGAACCCAAGTCACCTAATACTCGCTCTCGACGTCGCCAAGAAGTCCTTGCTGCTTTAGCAACACCTGCTGATGATGCTTCAACCAGAAGGCAGACCTTACAAATTAAACGAGAGCTTGCCATGTTGGACCAGTCCTACAGTAGGAGAAAGATGCCACTCGCAAAGAAAGCAAGATTGAAAGACGGAAATGTTACTGTAACTACATCACCCCCTATATCAGATTCAAACCTAGTTAAAGAGGAGTCTAAAAGACAAATGGAGATAGGTGTAGAGAATCATAAAGTTGGGAAGAGACCACTGAACATTCTCAGTTCAGACAATGACAGGGATGAGGTAAAAGAAGAAATACACACAGTTATTGTAACAGAGGACGTTCAGATCATtaaagcagaggagaaagaaagggaaataTCCACTGAGGAAAAAGATCTTGCCATCTCAGGCACTCAAATACCCACCCCTGAAATGAATAATGAACAAGGCTCAAACAGAGACAGTGTACAAACAGAGGTGATGACAGTGACTACAACTTCAGCAAATCAGGGTAACAAATCCTGTAAAGATCTGTATAGTGGTGATGGAAGTGATAAGAGCCACAAAGAAACGCCAGTGGGTCAAAGCTCTGACAGTGACAATAGACCAGGTAAGGGCAAAGATCACCATAGTCCTATGAGAGATAGGCAGAAATGTCATTCACACCACTCAAAGGACACAAGGAGATCCAGAAGAAATATAGTTCCGCCACAACGGTTCTCCTCCTATGTTACAGAGCCCAGGAAGATGTTCTTTGTTGCATGTTTCTCTGAAAGCATCTTTAACCCGAGAACACAAAAGGAAAAGGTTTTGATGTCCAGCACCCTGGATGCCTTATCCAAAGATCCAGATGCTGAGGACACCCAACTTGAATCAAAAAGTAAGGTCCCTCTATGCTCACCTGAGCCCACATTAAAGCTTGCACTTGAAACAACAAATAAAGAACAGTATGGACCATCCTTCACAGAGTCAAAAGGTCTTTCCACAAACCAGGTCGTACCACAAGAGAAGAGTCCTACAAAACAGAGTTTGGACAATAGGACAGATGACAGCGACTGTGCTGCCAAGCCTTTTGGAAGGCTACGGTCATCTCCAAAAAAACGACAGGACTCAAAGACAGCTTCAAGAACTCCCCAAAGCCCATCAAATATGGATTTCTCCATGAAGCCGACTACCTGTGTTGAGAGCCCCCCCAACTCACAAGTCCAGTACACTAGTCCAATAAAGCTCATGTTTGTGTCACCAGTAAAGGATAAGGAAGGGGTCAGATATAGTCTCAAATCAGCAACTTCTGGTTCTGGTGCACAGGAACCCTTTGACCCATGTGTAGAGTCTTCATGGTCAGGGACActtaagaaacaaaaaagacagagaactGAGTCTCCTACTTCACAAGTTAAATCTATCTCTTCACCACTAAAATCTGCTACCTCACCTGCAAAATCTGCTTCTTTACGGCCCAAGTCTACTTCTTCACCCAAGTCTGTTTCTTCACCAGCCAAATCTACATCTTCACCCAAGTCTGCGTCTTCACCCAAGTCAGTGTCTTCATCACCCAAGTCTGTGTCTTCACCAGCCAAGTCTGCTTCTTCACCCAGGTTAGCCTTTTCATCACTCAAGTCGGTTTCTTCACCAGCCAAGTCTACCTCTTCACCCAAGTCAGCTTCTTCATTACCTAAGTCTGTTTCTTCACCAGCCAAGGCTGCTTCTTCACCCAGATCAACGTCTTCATCACCCAAGTTTTCTTCTTCGCCTAAATCACCCAAGTCACCTTCTTTGTCACCCAAGCCTGCTTCCTCACCAGCCAAGCTTGCTTCTTCACCCAGGTCAGTTTCTTCACCAACCAAGTCTGCTTTGTCATCACCTAAAATAGGTTCCAGAAGATCTGGTGAAGGTACTCCAACTAAGCgtggagctggagctgagagCCAGAGATCACCAGGTGATTCAATATGTTTCCATGAAACCACTCCAAAAAGGCGTCCAGGCCGGCCAAAGAAGCTGGGACCACAGCTTGAACAAAAGGCAAAGAGGCCAATTGGTCGACCACGCAAGGAGAAGGCTGTAGATTCATTAATGGGGGCAAAAAACATCAATGGAAAATCCGTAATTGCATCTGACGTTGAAGAGAATGTAAACAAGAACCTTAAAATAACAGTAGTGTATGGCCGTTCTCGGAGAAACAAACGAATGGTGTCTGAGGGCTTTGACCAGCTGCAGACAGAATTCAATGATGCTTGGCAAGCAGTGGGCCTTAAAAGTGACTTGGGCATTTTGATGCACAACTCTAAGACCAGCTCAGGTAGTATCAAAACAGCCTCAACAGAATTGTCAGAGGAATTAAATTTTGTCAGCCCTGTTAAAGAGTCTGCCCCTCAATCTAGCAGTAACATCAAATGTCAGAAGCGGGATGATTCTGCACCCTCAAGGAAACCAGGCAGACCTGCAAAAGTTAAAATCTCTGGAATCTCAGTCACAGTTACTACAGTGTCACCTCGGCAGCGTAAGATTCAGATAAATAAGGATACTCGGCAGTCTCCAGAAAAACGAATTAATAAGAAAGTGCTCCTACCAGAATTCAAATCTGCCAAAGAGCCCTTGACAATCAGTCATCAGTCAACAAGTAAAAGCAGTATAACAGAAGAAGGGTTAGAAACAAAGGATGAAAGCAAAGACAAACTGCCAAATGAGCCGGTAGCAGTGCGTCACTCAATGAGAGTGCGAAAGCCCTCAATACACTTTCTCCATGCTGTTGCCACCGCCACGTCTAGATCATACAGCCACAGTAATGCTCTGCTGCGGCGCTCCAAGCAACTTCTGCTAAACAAGGCCAGCAATGAAAGGAGACAGGGGGAACAACAGAGTAGTGTAGATACTTCAAGGGAGAAGAGACGGCTCTGTGGACAAGAGAGGAAGAACATCTCTCAGGACCTGAGAAAAGTGGCAGGGGTGTCTGTAGACTCAATCTTTCCTCCAAAGGAGACCCTCAGGTGGTGGGCAGCATCAGCTGAGGAAAATACTATGAACCAGGAGCTTGCCAGGCGAATACGACTCATTTCTGACACTTGGGTCTCAAACACTGTAGAGAACCAGCAAAAAGAAACTGCATTCAATTCAAAACTAGGCACTAAATGCAACAGTTCATTTACCAGGAATTCAAAACAGTCCTCTGTGGTTCGAACTCTGTTTGACTGCTCTCCCAACAAACCGAGGTCCTGCAGCATGCAGCAGATTTGCTCCTGGTTTATGCAGACCACAGAGACACGTTCTTTGGCTATTGTCAAGAAGGCAAGCTCCCGTAATCCTTACGAACTTATGCACTTCCCCCGTTCTGCCAATAAAAAGAGTCTTCGCAGCAGTCCTCAGGCAGAGCGACTCCGCAAACACATCAAGAAATTTGCCAAGATGGTGCCAAAAAGTCCTTTGCAACATCGACAGGCTCAAAGAAGGCTGAGGAAGAGAAATGAGGCACTTTTATCCACGCACAAGATTAGGCGACAACTTTTCCCTTCCAGGTTTGCAACAGGCATGCTTAGTCAAGGACCCCAATGGAGAAGAAGAGAACTTGGCAAATACCAGACCTCTCTATTTAGAGCAAGGATACGGTTCCTTACCCAAAAACAAAGGGAGAGGTGgcaaaagaggcagaggaataagaaaaacataaaagtagctACACGTTGTTCAAATAGACATGTAGTGACTGGACTACAACCAAAACGTAAAGCATTACGCACATCAGCAAAAGATCAGTTATCTGACTGTTTGGAGAACGGTTCTGCCACCACCTCTGTTTGCCAAACTCAGGAGCCTGTGGATGTACCCAAAGAGCAGAACCTCTGCTCTAAAGCCTGGAGTCCTGAGAGACTGAAGGAATGCCGGGTGTTTCTGAAGAAGATCAACTCTCCAGACAATGAATCAACTGAGGAAGAGTGGGACTCCTGTACTGTGACACTGGATGACGGGTCACCTTCTGCGTACCTCTTTGCAGGAAATGAAAGAGAACTGGTAGGTGTTGTTAAAGCTGTGAAAACTGAAAGACAAAGGAGCACGAGA
The window above is part of the Epinephelus moara isolate mb chromosome 5, YSFRI_EMoa_1.0, whole genome shotgun sequence genome. Proteins encoded here:
- the lcorl gene encoding uncharacterized protein lcorl isoform X1, producing MASVHCSKCTAERKCFRRELDSWRHTLIHCVGFESILEGIYGPLLLRDLNLFDDCEPEEVDDWSPETSCSQCSFCNLPLEKLSSDQVQSATSPLSSPSDYSPCQAPTISESSQSAHRFLQAVFHKKDVSLGCDSNIPLVAQELMKKMVHQFALEYASKCLLHTSTNGVTTRTSSPLSQTSDAPLDLTVSRTGEEKESESDPDGVLDLSNRNSACPATSSASSNHKASGSLLPSFIEELGDQGQRGTKCRQSSALGAVLSSLCSAHRSLLYQILKLAQQEKLLLFLNHRPVGQTESHCCHCGVNPQDIVTPNAVPFSECKAHNISPYYPLIDCDHQGHGNTIYHPGDSKSNCSIHHYPLTACKGDAPLGSSYCCVQTYRMETYTVMCPKRPHCISCQSLAVGPINNIVCSYAATPSLSESPSLCTPSSSLCPSSSICCKQHNPHSCPCYSNHACLTQVRSTVERGVGDGDPPCPILKREQSPSPPPLSPIPSDINKKTDEKPPSLLHHRQDNDADLMVKDSLVNASHQEADVVTATEDERDCRTPRGFQAKQNPNGTSLQDVMNRFSEKLETIRPIEKDPPLVSTAINISEKEQPQCPSTSQNLQFKDDAHLTEIITTVLHTGSASDYNLSELFNRHDSKEPKSPNTRSRRRQEVLAALATPADDASTRRQTLQIKRELAMLDQSYSRRKMPLAKKARLKDGNVTVTTSPPISDSNLVKEESKRQMEIGVENHKVGKRPLNILSSDNDRDEVKEEIHTVIVTEDVQIIKAEEKEREISTEEKDLAISGTQIPTPEMNNEQGSNRDSVQTEVMTVTTTSANQGNKSCKDLYSGDGSDKSHKETPVGQSSDSDNRPGKGKDHHSPMRDRQKCHSHHSKDTRRSRRNIVPPQRFSSYVTEPRKMFFVACFSESIFNPRTQKEKVLMSSTLDALSKDPDAEDTQLESKSKVPLCSPEPTLKLALETTNKEQYGPSFTESKGLSTNQVVPQEKSPTKQSLDNRTDDSDCAAKPFGRLRSSPKKRQDSKTASRTPQSPSNMDFSMKPTTCVESPPNSQVQYTSPIKLMFVSPVKDKEGVRYSLKSATSGSGAQEPFDPCVESSWSGTLKKQKRQRTESPTSQVKSISSPLKSATSPAKSASLRPKSTSSPKSVSSPAKSTSSPKSASSPKSVSSSPKSVSSPAKSASSPRLAFSSLKSVSSPAKSTSSPKSASSLPKSVSSPAKAASSPRSTSSSPKFSSSPKSPKSPSLSPKPASSPAKLASSPRSVSSPTKSALSSPKIGSRRSGEGTPTKRGAGAESQRSPGDSICFHETTPKRRPGRPKKLGPQLEQKAKRPIGRPRKEKAVDSLMGAKNINGKSVIASDVEENVNKNLKITVVYGRSRRNKRMVSEGFDQLQTEFNDAWQAVGLKSDLGILMHNSKTSSGSIKTASTELSEELNFVSPVKESAPQSSSNIKCQKRDDSAPSRKPGRPAKVKISGISVTVTTVSPRQRKIQINKDTRQSPEKRINKKVLLPEFKSAKEPLTISHQSTSKSSITEEGLETKDESKDKLPNEPVAVRHSMRVRKPSIHFLHAVATATSRSYSHSNALLRRSKQLLLNKASNERRQGEQQSSVDTSREKRRLCGQERKNISQDLRKVAGVSVDSIFPPKETLRWWAASAEENTMNQELARRIRLISDTWVSNTVENQQKETAFNSKLGTKCNSSFTRNSKQSSVVRTLFDCSPNKPRSCSMQQICSWFMQTTETRSLAIVKKASSRNPYELMHFPRSANKKSLRSSPQAERLRKHIKKFAKMVPKSPLQHRQAQRRLRKRNEALLSTHKIRRQLFPSRFATGMLSQGPQWRRRELGKYQTSLFRARIRFLTQKQRERWQKRQRNKKNIKVATRCSNRHVVTGLQPKRKALRTSAKDQLSDCLENGSATTSVCQTQEPVDVPKEQNLCSKAWSPERLKECRVFLKKINSPDNESTEEEWDSCTVTLDDGSPSAYLFAGNERELVGVVKAVKTERQRSTRRTASRELPGSAPTSVQKQDDKPVGRQNGKYKSPGVVSTEPLQPPPAKIVRQSRMRGFTGPRWCDFVFEN